The DNA region ACCCGTTTTGCTTTTCCGCATAGCTACAGACTACAACCACTTCTTTTGACCGGTTGAATGTTAAGTAATAGAAAGTCGCACCTTCAGGAGGTGCAGACCAAAATAGTTTTTCGCCCTGCGCATTGAAGATGGTCAAAACGGTTGGTAGTGGCTTTGAGTGGCTTAACGCAAAGACTAACTGCCGTGTCGAGTCGACCATTGCATAGTCTAAAAATGGCATACTAATCAGTATTTTACTTTCACCACATGCCCATTGAAGCAGGTCATTTTCTTTAATACAAATGAGATTTTCAATCACAGGTAACCTAAACTTTTATAGTTTGATCTGTTTCAAATCACCGTCAAAAAGCCCCACAAGATATACCCGGTATCGGGCTGGTTGCACTTCTTTATACGTTAATACAGTGGAAAACTCTTTTAAACACTTTGAACATGAGTTTTTCGAAACATCTAATTGGCTTTCATCATAACTATATTTCTTATTTTCACTAACAAGCTTTACACCTTTCATTTTCTTAACCAAAAAGCATTTTACCTCTTCAGAGAGCGTGTCAAACTCATATGAGTTTACGACAGAGTAGACTATTACGCCCTCGCATTCAGGGCATGCTATTTTTGCGCCATAATCTATAAAGTCATTATCAATGCCATCCAGCACTAACATCTTCTTCTTCAGTCGATTAGTTAATTTCATTTTTATTGAGCCTTTAAGTTATTAATAGATAAAGTAAGGCGAGAAGAAAATGAGGTATTTTATTAATTAATGACATTATTTATGTCAAACATTCCATTAGATATAAATACCACAATCGAAGCTTTTTTCATTAGACTGTACAACAATACTTCCCCATTCATGCGCCCATTGAAATCCATATGGGGGATTGATAATTTTAAGCTTAGGCTTTGAGGTTATTTCACTCTCAACCCATGCTGTCAAACGCTGCTGCTCATCCGATAAATTACCCAGGCTTGCCCTTTTATCCCAATCATTTAGCGTTTTATAAAAACTTCCACCCTTACTAGTAAGGAATAATGATGGGGTAAAAGAAAATGCTGAGGGCATAGTTCCAAAATGAAAGTTTGATCTTTCCATTTAATATTATCGATAGCGAAATAGAAAAGAGCCTATTTTAGTCAATGGCGAGAAGAACTTGTAAAATGCGGAATTTATAAAAGTATCAACATCTTTTAATTCGATTGGATAGTTGTTGATTGCTACAAATCCAGTATGAACATTAAGTTTCATTTCTAACATATCTAAACAACCTTGCCTGGAAGTGACTACGTTATATTCCAAACTATATATATCCCATGATTAAATGACTTTATCTCATATGAGACTGAAACCCGCCCCCACTCAAAGTTCCACCTAATCATGTCTGTTTCCGTGGTATCAGGCGTGTCCAGGTTTAGTGATTCTTTCAGCCAATCAGACAGGCTTTTCACTGATTCATTTAGCATGTGAATATTAGTTCGAGCGTTCCAATCATTTAATGCGTTATAGTATTGACTGTTTTTTATCAACAAGATGAAGCATAAAAGGAAAATGATAGCACACTGTGCGTAGAGTAACTTGAAATTCTTTGTCGAAAAACGCTACTGAGTCAACAAGGTAGTGATTAGGCATGGTTTTCTTTATAGCTTTGCGCTTAACTAATTCGTAGTATAAATCACATTTACAAAAGCCTTCTTTAGTATCAATTTCCAAAGGCAGACCATCAAGATTTAGTTCACCTGTAATCGGTTTAAATTTTAATTCAATCATTTTGCCTTGTTCTACTTTTGAATGCCTAACACGAGATTATAACTAAATAAACTACAACATGATGGCATCCATATAAAGAAGCATTTCCGCGTACAGATTACACGTGTTATATGCAAGGCTCACACTGCATTTTCCACTACGCAACTAAAATACACCTGCATCAATTATTGCATTACGCCACACCGTTATAATCATTTCAATCTAATCTACATGACAATAAATCTTTATTGCCAATGGTGCAATAAATCAATCCACATTTCCTTTTCTCCAGAGATAACTTTAATGTTACCCCTATTTTCTTTTACATACTCCATGTACGTTTCATAAATAGCTCTTATAGTCACGGTTTTTTCAGAGCGAGAACCTTCAATCAGAGTCATTAGTTTTTCTAAATAAATTAATGAATCCACTCTTTCGTTGAAAAAAACTTTGAGGTAATCGAGCACTTCATTATATGAATCGTAATTCATTATTCCTCCGGAAGAATATCAATTTTATCGAAAATAATTGTCCGTTTTTCTGCATGCATTTGTTCTACGCCCCCCTTTCCGTATTGCGGATAAGCATGCGTAAATTGTTCTAATGGTGCACCTATTTCATCTCCAAACATTCTTGGATGCCTCACTTGAGGAGTACCATTTTCATAAAGTTGCAATGTATCAAATGTTCCTCTAATCCTTGCATCACTCCAAGAGACATCCGCTGGTAACGTCGGATCAACTTTATCGGGACCTTTTATCTGAAACGCATCACGAGCCGCTTTACCCGTTTCAAATTTTTCGAATCCAAAATACGTTACGGGCGCTTTTTTTGTTTCGAGAAGACCAGGCACCCATTTATCTAAACTGCCATCGTCATTCAAATATCGAACATAACGATAAGCAGTTGAAGGCATTGTAGCGCTTGGTCCCGCTGGACCGACATAGAAATCAGGCTTCGTTTTACCGCTACACTCACGGCTCAACCCCCACGGATCCACCCACCCCAGCGCATTCGGCGCATACTGGTAAAGGTTAATCCCCCCCGCCAGCCCTATCGGGTCCTGCTGCGTAAACCGCCCGCAGTCCGGGTCGTAATACCGGAACAGATTGTAGTGCAGCCCTGTCTCACGGTCCAGGTATTGCCCCTGCATGCGCAGGTTCTGAGAATATCCTGATACCTGCGTTTCGCTTTCCCGAAGCAGCTTGCCCCAGGCGCTGTTCACACCTTCCCAGCGCACCTGCCCTTCGCTATCCGTCATCCGCTCCGGCGTGCCGTTCGGCTGGCAGTGGAACCAGAAAATCTCCGGGGGATCAACGCCATCGATACGCGCCAGCGGGTCGTAGCTGTCCTGCTCGCTATAAACGTAGGTCAGCGGCACGTCTCCGTGCAGCTCCTGCAGCAGACGGAACCCTTCCCAGACAAACCGGGTGGTGACCGGCTTACCGGTTGGCTGTCCGCCCAGCATCTGGCGTCGCATTTTGCTGATGCGCCGCCCGAGCGGATCGTAGCGGAAGCTGACCTGCATCTGCGGCCTGTTGCGGTCCCGCGGCTGGCTGATGACCTCCGTCAGGCGATGTTCGCCGTCGTAGCGGTAGTGCCAGCGGGTCTGGCCGTTATCCTTCTCCACGGTGCGGCCGTGGATGTCATAGCGCCAGCGAATGCCGTTCAGCTGCGTCAGGCGGTTGTGCGTGACCTTCTCAGCAGAACCTTCGAGCGGGTTACCGGCGGCATCCCAGCGGCGGGACCAGCGGCGCGGCGACGGGCGCTGGGCATTGCCGGTAAAGTCGTCCCGGCGATACAGTCGACCAAGACGATCGTATTCGCTGCAGGTGATCGGCAGCACCTGGGTGCGACTGGTCTCGCGGTGCAGTTCGTCGCAGGTATACTGGCAGCTTATTAAGGATAAAGGTTAGCAAGGAGTGGAAGAGGCGGCTCGAATGCGTGCTTAAGGTAAAGATTACATCATAAAAGATGGCGATGTGATGAACTTCTTGTTTAACGTTTGATTTGTTTTGAATGAAAAAAATCCACGCTTTGGCGTGGATTTTTTATTGCAGGATCAAAACACATTGCCTAAAAATTCTGCCTTCATGCTGGGTTCAAAAGGAATGATTTCGGCAGTCGCAAGCTTTAACCTCTGAAAAGGATCCTCGCGTAGTCGCTCTTCAAGAGAGGCAAGATTCTCAGATTTAGCGAGAATGACTCCACCGTTTCTTGGGATCCGTCTACCGGACGCCAGGAAAATCCCCTCTGAATACCCCTTTTTTAGCCACTCCACATGAGCGGGAATCGCTGCGTCAATCTCTTCGAGTGGTTTGATATAGGTTAAAATGACAATGTAAACCGTGCTCATCCTTTTCATCTCAGCTCTGTTTTTTTAACTTTTATCCTATGATTAAATGACCTTATCTTGTATGAGACTGAAATTCGCCCCCACTCAAAGTTCCACCTAATCATGACTGTTTCCGTGGTATCACGGTTCATCCAGTTTAGTGATTCTTTCTGCCAATCAGACAAGTTTTTTTACTGAGTTAATTTCCGGTAGGCACTCGCAACCCTTAACGATTATTTACATAAAATCTTAAATGATTATAAAAAATAATTGCATTTAAATCTGATATTTCTAGCCATTAAAATACCCAAATGTATAATTTATTTTTTCTTTGAAATGACAAAATAGCCTCCCACATGGTCAATTTCAATTCTATTTACCCCATGTGTTTTTCTACACCGCACAACTGAATAATTGCGAGCATTTTTACACCAAAACTCACTCAATTCACAACTTTATATTATTCCATTTGCAATAATCCTTCCAAGATTTTTCATCTCTAAATCCTGAACGATAATTACAATAAATTGCACCTGAACAATTCCAATGATCATATGCCGCATTTATATGGCCCCATGCACCATGAACTGGGAGGTCAACATTCGTTTTATCTTTGAACCAATCCCTTAATTTTTTTGTAACTTTTCCCTCAGGTTTTTTTTGTTCTCCATCGATTAATTTATAAGGTGCGAAACTCCAACTGCCTATAATAGCATCTTCATCATTAGGTTGAATAAAGTTAACTATCAAATAAATATCACCATGCG from Enterobacter chengduensis includes:
- a CDS encoding YciI family protein, which gives rise to MSTVYIVILTYIKPLEEIDAAIPAHVEWLKKGYSEGIFLASGRRIPRNGGVILAKSENLASLEERLREDPFQRLKLATAEIIPFEPSMKAEFLGNVF